The Sphingobacteriales bacterium nucleotide sequence ACAGAATCTTTAGGTACTGGAAGGAATGAATTCGTTTTTCTATATATTACAATATATCCACTTGCACCACCAACTGGCTTATTGAATTTTCCTGAAATTGAATTTTTAGTAACTGATGTAAATGTAAGATTTGTAGGTACTGCAGTTGGTTGGTTACAATCAGCATACAATCCACATGCATCTCCGTTTGTGCCAAATACTTTTCTACCCAATTTGGATAATCAATGTATGGATTTCTATTTCCTTGTATTCTATATACAGAATCATTTCTAAAAATCTCTAATGAACTTGGTGGGTCTTGTTTATGCCATTGTACTAATATTTTTAAAATCCATTTATCTAATCCCGTGTAGTTTGCACTGTTAAATGGACTTGAAGGAAATCTAGTCTCAAAATTTGCAATACTATCTTGATACCTTGTAACAAAGTATAAGTAAGCACGAGCAAAATCGCCTTTATATTGATTGCCTGGCTCAAATACTTCGCCAGTAAAACCATTTGCCGCAGCTGAGTTTCCAACTTTTACACCTGCACTATTTGAATATGAACCAGCACCATTAACAATACCAACTGGCAAATTGCCTTTTTTTGCACTATTAATATAACCATCAGACGGAAAAATATGATGCATATCTGAGTACATAGGATAGTTGTCCCAATCTCCAAACCAAGATTGTGGAACTACATGGTCTCTATTATAACATTGACAAGTATCTGAGTTTCCTGAGCATGGTGCTGTTGTGTAAGTAAATTGACAATTTGAATATCTTTCAACAATATTATTACCTGATGATATATCTGTGCTTGCAAATGCTGTAAGAACTTGTGCATAGGTAATTGGCACATGATTATTTAAAATCCTATTTTTTAATGCTGTTTTAAAATCTCCACAAGTTAAATTGGTATCAACTGTTGAGTAATATGGTGCAATAACTGGTTGTCTTTTTGTTCTAATTGTATCTGTTTTAATTGATGTAGTTTTATATACTGGGCCACCTGAACATGAATCATTAAAAGGGAAAAAGAAGAAATGATATAATGTATTTGCACTTAATCCTGATAGATTAATATTTCCAGTTGAAGCAGCACCAACAAAAGCTACAGTACCACCACCTAAAGCTTGGCCAACAAGATAGCTACTTGTATTTGTTGGATTTGGACTTAATGTACTACTTGTAGAATATATTACCAATGTTTTTTGACTACCAGATGCTTTATTAAAACTTCCTGTAATTTCTGTTATTGTTGAACTTAATGAGTTTACTGTTGCATTATTAGTTGGTGTAGTACATGCTGGTAATACAGCACCTGAGTATGACACTGTTAAATCATCAATTGATAATCCATCATCATTTCCTGGTGAGTTGAAATCGTGCCATCTTATCCAAAACGATGCGCCTGGAGAGATGTTTAATCCAGTAATTGTATATGAAACACTTCTGCTAAATGTATTTGAATTTCCATCTACTGCCCCAAATGCACTCGATGTATCTGGTGTTAAAAAACGAAGTTGGTCTACTTCAGTCCATGTACCATTGCTAATGCTAGATGCATCTGTACTATAAGAAAAATATAATGTATCTAATGGAAAGCCTGAACCTAAACGCCACATTTCTCCTTTATAAGAAATTGTAAGTGATAATATGTTACTGCTTGTATTATTTGTAAAATTCATACCAAACTTTCCATTTTGATTTCCATTTGAGCCTAAAGAACCTAATGCTCTATCAGTACTTCCAGCTGCACCAAAGCTATAAATTTGTCCTGAATTAGAAGAACCTGTACCAACTGAATAGGTTGCATTTGATATGTACCAGTTTGCTGGCAATGTAGAACTTGTTGAACCAAAATTAGCCAAAGAATTAAAATCTTGTGTGTAATTGGTGGCTAAATTTGTAATACTGTGTTGTGCATATATATTTTGTATTAATATAGATGCAATTAAAAATAGTAAAGATTTAAACTTCATAAGTTAATTGTTAATTTGTGTAAAGATAAGACATTTAAGAGTATGATATGTTTATTCAATATGTACAACCTGTTGTGCGGTTTAACATAGTGCGAATTTAAGATGATTGATTGGTTTATTATTCATTTTATTTAAAAGTTGTAAGGCAGTTAATGCACAGGTTTTAGATTTGATTCTTGTAATCAATCCAATGAATGATTTAGCATAGTTTCTTTTAATCATAAACTGGTCACAAAGTTGTGAGAATAATGTTTCAATTCTCTTTCTACATTTTCTAAGTATGAATGGATATTTCTGATAGTCTTTTTGATTGTTACGCAAAGGAGTTTTAAGTTGAATATTACAGGACTCAAACAAGTCTAATTGGTATTGAGTAGATAGATAGCCTTTGTCACCAAGTAGTATAGCATTATTCATTCCACTATGCTTTAGATTATTTAAAAAATGTACATCATGTACGCTGGCTTTGGTAATATCCATTGACATAAATGTTCCATTAAGGGTTGTAGACAAGTGAAGTTTATATCCATAATAATACGATTTACTTACAGCAGAATAACCTTTATCTGGAGCTGTTTCAAAATCATGTTTGCATATTTTAGAATGCTTTTCTCTTGCTAATTGTACAATTGGAATAGGTATAGAATCTACAATAAAAACATCTTCAAATTCATTAAAAGGTTGTGCTATTTTTTCATTCAAGAGATGAATATAATTCTGTAATCTTCGCCTTCGTTTATTATAATTAGAACGGTCAATTAAATGTGGAAAATCTAATGAATATTCTACCTTTAATTTCTTCCAAAATAAGTTTTCAGAATCAATACTCAATGCTTCAGCACAAAGTGATAATGCGATGATTTCACAATCATTCATTTTAGGCTTATTTCTATATAATTGGAAGTTAAAAGAGGAATCTACAATAAAATCTTTCAGATAAAGTTTGGAAAGATTAAAAATTTTGTCGAAATTTGATTTGATGTTGTGCATTGTAAATAATTGGTATTCAAATAATTATATACAAAAATCATGCTAAAACATGATGCACAACATCACTTTTATATTAAGTATTTAAACCGCACAACGGGTTATGTACATTTATGAACTATGTGTGTATTTTTTAGAAAATGTTTAAATCTTTATTTTTAGTAATATTTTACTAGTTTTGTATAAATGAAGCTAAAACTAGACTTTCCACAACAAATTGCAACAAACAAGATTAATTACAAAGACAACCTGATGTTGATTGGTTCATGTTTTACTGAAAATATTGGGCATTTTCTTCAACGACATGATTTTAACACTAAAATCAATCCATTTGGAATATTATTCCATCCAATTGCCATTTTTGGTGCATTAAATAGAATTGTAGATAAGAAATTATTTTCAGAAGAAGAATTAGTTTTCAATCATGAACTGTGGCATAGTTTAGAACATCATTCTTCATTTAGTCATGTAGAAAAAAATATGTGCCTTGAAAAAATAAACGAGGAAATAATTTCAAGTCATGAATTTTTAAAAAATACCAAATATCTACTCATCACTTTAGGTACTTCAATAATCTATGAGCTAGAAGAAAATCATAAAATTGTTTCTAATTGTCATAAAATTGATGCGAAAAAATTCAACAAAAGATTCTTAAACATTGATGAAATTCTTGATGCATTTGATTTAACATACAAAGCACTTCAAACATTAAATCCAAATTTAAAAATCATTTTTACGGTAAGTCCAGTTAGGCATTGGCGTGATGGCTTGGTAGAAAACAATAGAAGTAAAAGTAGATTGATATATTCCGTAGAAAATATAATTAATAAATATATAAACACTGAATACTTTCCTGCTTATGAATTAATTATTGATGACTTGCGTGATTATCGTTTTTTTGAAGCAGACTTTTGTCATCCAAACCAAATGGCAATTAACTATATTTGGAATTATTTTACAAAAATGTATTTTGATGATATTACATTAGAGTACATGGAAGATAAAAATCAGTTATTGAAAATGACTGCTCACAAAGTACAATTTGAAGACACGAAATCAAGCAAAATATTAGTGGAAAATATAAAACAAAAACAAACTTTGATTGACAAAAAATATTTTAGTTAGACAAAATACTTTTTACAAAATCATTAGTATCTTTTTTTATATTCTTACTATTCTCCATTTGCTTTATGTACGCTGAACCAATGATTGCACCATTTGCATGTTGTGTAGCAAACTTAAATGTACTTGCATCTTTGATACCAAAACCTATAACTGTTGGATTTTTTAGTTTAAGAGTTTTTAATCTTTCAAAATAGTCTTTTTGTTGTTCTTCTATATTCACATTTGTTCCTGTGATTGTGTGTGAAGATACAACGTATATAAAACTATTGCTGATGCTATCAATCTTTAAAATTCTTTCGTTTGCAGTTTGTGGCGTGATAAGAAATATATTTTCTAAACCATTTTTTTCAAAACTTTGTTTGTATATATTTTCATATTCATACATTGGCAAATCAGGAATAATGACACCATCAATACCTACATTTTTTGCTTGTTCCAAGAAATTATCAAATCCAAATTGCAATGCTGGATTTATATATCCCATTAAAATTAATGGCACATGTATACTTTCTCTAATATTAGATAATTGCTCGAACATTAGTTGTATTGTCATTCCATTTTCAATAGCAATGGTATTGGAATGTTGGATAATTGGACCATCTGCTGTTG carries:
- a CDS encoding IS982 family transposase, producing MNDCEIIALSLCAEALSIDSENLFWKKLKVEYSLDFPHLIDRSNYNKRRRRLQNYIHLLNEKIAQPFNEFEDVFIVDSIPIPIVQLAREKHSKICKHDFETAPDKGYSAVSKSYYYGYKLHLSTTLNGTFMSMDITKASVHDVHFLNNLKHSGMNNAILLGDKGYLSTQYQLDLFESCNIQLKTPLRNNQKDYQKYPFILRKCRKRIETLFSQLCDQFMIKRNYAKSFIGLITRIKSKTCALTALQLLNKMNNKPINHLKFALC
- a CDS encoding GSCFA domain-containing protein, whose translation is MKLKLDFPQQIATNKINYKDNLMLIGSCFTENIGHFLQRHDFNTKINPFGILFHPIAIFGALNRIVDKKLFSEEELVFNHELWHSLEHHSSFSHVEKNMCLEKINEEIISSHEFLKNTKYLLITLGTSIIYELEENHKIVSNCHKIDAKKFNKRFLNIDEILDAFDLTYKALQTLNPNLKIIFTVSPVRHWRDGLVENNRSKSRLIYSVENIINKYINTEYFPAYELIIDDLRDYRFFEADFCHPNQMAINYIWNYFTKMYFDDITLEYMEDKNQLLKMTAHKVQFEDTKSSKILVENIKQKQTLIDKKYFS
- a CDS encoding tryptophan synthase subunit alpha; translation: MNRITQLFNEKRNNILSIFITAGYPNLNNLPEILLALQESGVDMIEIGMPFSDPTADGPIIQHSNTIAIENGMTIQLMFEQLSNIRESIHVPLILMGYINPALQFGFDNFLEQAKNVGIDGVIIPDLPMYEYENIYKQSFEKNGLENIFLITPQTANERILKIDSISNSFIYVVSSHTITGTNVNIEEQQKDYFERLKTLKLKNPTVIGFGIKDASTFKFATQHANGAIIGSAYIKQMENSKNIKKDTNDFVKSILSN